The following coding sequences lie in one Saccopteryx bilineata isolate mSacBil1 chromosome 5, mSacBil1_pri_phased_curated, whole genome shotgun sequence genomic window:
- the RPL37A gene encoding large ribosomal subunit protein eL43 isoform X1, which translates to MAKRTKKVGIVGKYGTRYGASLRKMVKKIEISQHAKYTCSFCGKTKMKRRAVGIWHCGSCMKTVAGGAWTYNTTSAVTVKSAIRRLKELKDQ; encoded by the exons ACCAAGAAGGTGGGCATCGTCGGTAAATACGGCACCCGTTATGGCGCCTCCCTCAGGAAGATGgtgaagaagattgaaatcagcCAGCACGCCAAGTACACTTGCTCCTTCTGCGGCAAA ACCAAGATGAAGAGACGGGCCGTGGGCATCTGGCACTGTGGATCCTGCATGAAAACCGTCGCGGGGGGTGCGTGGACCTACAA CACCACCTCTGCAGTCACAGTCAAGTCCGCCATCAGAAGACTGAAGGAGTTGAAAGACCAGTAG